GAGCCCCTTGGCCAGCGTCATCACGTCCGGACGCACGCCGGCATGTTGCCAGCCGAACCAGTTTCCGGTGCGGCCCAGGCCGCACTGGACTTCGTCGCAGATCATCAGCCAGCCGTGCTCATCACACAGGGCGCGCAATTCGCGCTGGAAGTCGTCATCAGCGATATGGATACCGCCCTCACCCTGGATCATCTCCAGCATGACCGCAACGACACTGCCGTTGTGTGCAGCGACGTTACGCAGCGATGCGATGTCTTTGTAGGGCACCCGGACGAAACCCGACACCAGCGGCTCGAAGCCTGCCTGCGCCTTGCGGTTGCCTGTTGCCGAAAGCGTCGCCATCGTGCGTCCGTGAAAGGCGTTTTCCATGACCACGATCGTGGGCAGTTCAACACCTTTCTGGTGGCCATACATCCGCGCCAGCTTGATCGCAGCCTCGTTGGCTTCGCAGCCGGAGTTGCAGAAGAAAACCTCTTCCATGCCCGAAGCGTCGGCGAGACGGTCGGAAAGACGATCCTGCAAGGGGATGCCGTACAGGTTGGAGGTATGCAGCACGCGCGACGCCTGCTGGGAGATTGCGCGAACGAGGCGCGGGTGATTGTGCCCGAGCGTCGAAACCGCAATGCCAGAGAGCGCGTCAAGATAGCGCTTGCCCGTTTCGTCGTGGAGCCAGACGCCGTCGCCGT
This genomic interval from Parazoarcus communis contains the following:
- a CDS encoding aspartate aminotransferase family protein, with the translated sequence MSHVMNTYARLPVAFTHGDGVWLHDETGKRYLDALSGIAVSTLGHNHPRLVRAISQQASRVLHTSNLYGIPLQDRLSDRLADASGMEEVFFCNSGCEANEAAIKLARMYGHQKGVELPTIVVMENAFHGRTMATLSATGNRKAQAGFEPLVSGFVRVPYKDIASLRNVAAHNGSVVAVMLEMIQGEGGIHIADDDFQRELRALCDEHGWLMICDEVQCGLGRTGNWFGWQHAGVRPDVMTLAKGLGSGVPIGACLTAGKAAGLFKPGNHGSTFGGNPLACAAALATMDAIVDDNLMDNAVAVGDAIRNGLATALKGVPGVVDIRGRGLMIGIELDRPCGDLVKRGLDAGLLINVTAERVVRLLPALIFSSDDAATLVDALAPLIKDFLSQ